In one Pseudomonas sp. MM211 genomic region, the following are encoded:
- the dnaE gene encoding DNA polymerase III subunit alpha, protein MAVSFVHLRLHTEYSLVDGLVRVKPLVKAVAGLAMPAVAVTDMSNMCSLVKFYKAAMGAGIKPICGADIWLASAYEDGPLTRMTLLAMNPKGYRNLTELVSRGWSEGQSNDLVIIQRDWVKAASEGLIALSGAKEGEIGHALLDGELAKAEALLQEWQAVFPERFYLEVQRTSRVNDEEHVHAAVALADKLGAPLVATNDVRFLKQGDFEAHETRVCIGESRILDDARRPRIYSDQQYLKSPEEMAELFSDLPDALENTVEIAKRCNIEVTLGKYFLPDFPVPEGMTIDEYFRKVSFDGLDERLEVLLPKDTPDYDAKKQVYIDRLNFELDIIIQMGFPGYFLIVMDFIQWAKSNGVPVGPGRGSGAGSLVAYVQKITDLDPLAYDLLFERFLNPERVSMPDFDVDFCMDGRDRVIDYVAEKYGRNAVSQIITFGSMAAKAVVRDVARVQGKSYGLADRLSKMIPFEVGMTLEKAFEMEEPLRDFLKNDEEAAEIWDMSLKLEGIVRGTGKHAGGVVIAPTKLTDFSPIACDEEGAGLVTQFDKDDVESAGLVKFDFLGLRTLTIIKWALETIHRDQRAAGEPEEKLVNIDFIPLDDKPTYQMLQKAETTAVFQLESRGMKELIKKLKPDCLEDMIALVALFRPGPLQSGMVDDFINRKHGRAELSYPHPDYQYAGLEPVLKPTYGIILYQEQVMQIAQVMGGYTLGQADMLRRAMGKKKPEEMAKQRGGFIEGCASNNISADLAGNIFDLVEKFAGYGFNKSHSAAYGLVSYQTAWLKAHYPAPFMAAVLSADMHNTDKVVILIEECRNMKLRIDPPDVNASEYKFTVSHDANNVPRILYGLGAVKGVGEGPVEAIVEARQDGPFKDLFDFCSRVDLKRINKRTMDALIRSGALDRLGPHFFDEIKAYQANIDRNRAVLLSAMEEAVQAAEQTARSHDSGHMDLFGGVFASPEADVYANHHRAKELSLKERLKGEKDTLGLYLTGHPIDEYESEVRRFARQRIVDLKPARDTQTVAGLIVNLRVMKNKKGDKMGFITLDDRSGRIEASLFAEAFSSNQALLQSDALVVVEGEVSNDDFSGGMRLRAKRVMSLEEARTGLAESLRVRVQASELKGDRLRWLGDLCRRHRGACPITVDYTGADAKALLQFGEDWRIDPADSLIQALRDQFGRENVFLQYR, encoded by the coding sequence ATGGCTGTTTCTTTCGTTCATCTTCGCCTGCACACCGAATACTCCCTGGTCGACGGACTGGTTCGCGTCAAGCCGCTGGTCAAGGCGGTTGCCGGCTTGGCAATGCCTGCCGTGGCGGTCACCGACATGAGCAACATGTGCTCGCTGGTGAAGTTCTACAAAGCCGCCATGGGCGCCGGTATCAAGCCGATCTGCGGCGCCGATATCTGGCTCGCCAGCGCTTACGAAGACGGCCCGCTGACCCGCATGACCCTGCTGGCGATGAACCCCAAGGGCTATCGCAACCTCACCGAGCTGGTTTCCCGCGGCTGGAGTGAAGGGCAGAGCAATGATCTGGTGATCATTCAGCGCGACTGGGTGAAGGCTGCCAGCGAAGGCCTGATCGCCCTGTCCGGTGCCAAGGAGGGTGAGATCGGTCACGCGCTGCTCGATGGCGAGCTGGCCAAGGCCGAAGCGCTGCTGCAGGAATGGCAGGCGGTGTTCCCGGAGCGTTTCTATCTGGAGGTTCAGCGCACCAGCCGCGTCAACGACGAAGAGCACGTGCATGCTGCCGTGGCCTTGGCCGATAAGCTGGGGGCGCCTCTGGTCGCCACCAACGATGTGCGTTTCCTCAAGCAGGGTGATTTCGAGGCCCATGAAACCCGCGTCTGCATCGGTGAAAGCCGCATTCTCGACGACGCGCGGCGGCCACGTATCTACTCCGACCAGCAGTACCTGAAGTCGCCGGAAGAGATGGCCGAGCTGTTCAGCGATCTGCCCGATGCGCTGGAAAACACTGTCGAGATCGCCAAGCGTTGCAATATCGAGGTAACGCTGGGCAAGTACTTCCTGCCGGACTTCCCGGTGCCGGAAGGCATGACCATCGATGAATATTTCCGCAAGGTATCGTTCGATGGCCTTGATGAGCGCCTTGAGGTTCTGCTGCCCAAGGACACCCCGGACTACGACGCGAAGAAGCAGGTCTACATCGACCGTCTGAATTTCGAGCTGGATATCATCATCCAGATGGGCTTCCCCGGTTACTTCCTGATCGTCATGGACTTCATCCAGTGGGCCAAGAGCAACGGCGTGCCTGTCGGCCCAGGTCGTGGTTCAGGTGCCGGCTCGCTGGTGGCCTACGTGCAGAAGATCACCGACCTCGATCCCTTGGCCTACGATCTGCTGTTCGAACGTTTCCTCAATCCCGAACGTGTATCCATGCCCGACTTCGACGTCGACTTCTGCATGGATGGCCGTGACCGGGTGATCGATTACGTGGCCGAGAAGTACGGCCGTAATGCGGTAAGCCAGATCATCACCTTCGGCTCGATGGCGGCCAAGGCAGTGGTGCGCGACGTGGCGCGGGTGCAGGGCAAGTCCTACGGCCTGGCGGATCGTCTGTCGAAGATGATTCCGTTCGAAGTCGGCATGACCCTGGAAAAAGCCTTCGAAATGGAGGAACCGCTGCGCGACTTCCTCAAGAACGACGAAGAGGCCGCCGAGATCTGGGACATGTCCCTCAAGCTCGAAGGCATCGTCCGCGGCACCGGCAAGCACGCCGGGGGCGTGGTGATCGCGCCGACCAAGCTCACCGACTTCTCGCCGATCGCCTGTGACGAAGAGGGCGCCGGCCTGGTGACCCAGTTCGACAAGGACGATGTCGAGTCGGCCGGCCTGGTGAAGTTCGACTTCCTCGGCTTGCGTACCCTGACCATCATCAAGTGGGCGCTGGAGACCATCCATCGCGACCAGCGCGCCGCGGGCGAGCCGGAAGAGAAACTGGTCAACATCGATTTCATCCCGCTCGATGACAAGCCGACCTATCAGATGCTGCAGAAGGCGGAGACCACCGCGGTCTTCCAGCTCGAGTCGCGCGGCATGAAGGAGCTGATCAAGAAGCTCAAGCCCGACTGCCTGGAGGACATGATCGCACTGGTGGCGCTGTTCCGCCCCGGCCCGTTGCAATCGGGCATGGTGGACGACTTCATCAACCGTAAGCACGGCCGTGCCGAGCTGTCGTACCCGCACCCGGATTATCAGTACGCAGGCCTGGAGCCAGTACTCAAACCGACCTACGGGATCATCCTTTATCAGGAACAGGTGATGCAGATCGCCCAGGTCATGGGCGGTTATACCCTCGGCCAGGCGGACATGCTGCGCCGTGCCATGGGTAAGAAAAAGCCCGAGGAAATGGCCAAGCAGCGCGGCGGTTTCATCGAAGGCTGTGCGAGCAACAATATCAGCGCAGACCTGGCGGGCAACATCTTCGACCTGGTGGAGAAATTCGCCGGTTACGGCTTCAACAAGTCTCACTCGGCTGCCTATGGTCTGGTTTCCTACCAGACAGCCTGGCTGAAGGCGCATTACCCCGCGCCGTTCATGGCTGCCGTGCTGTCGGCGGACATGCACAACACCGACAAGGTGGTGATCCTCATCGAGGAATGCCGCAACATGAAGTTGCGCATCGATCCGCCGGATGTGAACGCCTCCGAGTACAAGTTCACCGTCAGCCATGACGCGAACAATGTGCCGCGGATTCTTTATGGTCTGGGCGCGGTCAAGGGCGTCGGCGAAGGCCCGGTTGAGGCCATTGTCGAGGCACGCCAGGACGGTCCGTTCAAGGATCTGTTCGACTTCTGCTCGCGGGTCGACCTCAAACGCATCAACAAACGCACCATGGACGCATTGATCCGCAGTGGTGCGCTGGATCGCCTGGGCCCGCATTTTTTCGACGAAATCAAAGCCTACCAGGCCAACATCGACCGCAACCGTGCAGTGCTGCTCTCTGCGATGGAAGAGGCCGTGCAGGCCGCCGAGCAGACCGCGCGCAGCCATGATAGCGGCCACATGGATCTGTTTGGCGGCGTGTTCGCCAGCCCAGAGGCCGATGTGTATGCCAACCATCACCGCGCCAAGGAGCTATCGCTCAAGGAGCGCCTCAAAGGCGAAAAGGACACCCTGGGCCTGTACCTGACGGGTCATCCAATCGACGAGTACGAAAGTGAGGTGCGGCGTTTCGCCCGCCAGCGCATCGTCGACCTCAAGCCAGCACGCGATACCCAGACCGTCGCCGGCCTGATCGTCAACCTGCGCGTGATGAAGAACAAGAAAGGCGACAAGATGGGCTTCATCACCCTGGACGACCGCTCCGGGCGCATCGAAGCCTCGCTGTTCGCCGAAGCCTTTTCCAGCAACCAGGCACTGCTGCAGAGCGATGCCCTGGTGGTGGTGGAAGGGGAGGTCAGTAATGATGATTTCTCCGGCGGCATGCGTCTGCGCGCCAAGCGGGTGATGAGCCTGGAGGAAGCGCGTACCGGCCTGGCCGAGAGCCTGCGTGTGCGCGTCCAGGCCAGCGAATTGAAAGGTGATCGTCTACGCTGGCTGGGTGATCTGTGCCGCCGTCATCGTGGCGCCTGCCCAATTACCGTGGACTACACCGGAGCCGACGCGAAAGCCTTGCTGCAGTTTGGCGAGGACTGGCGAATCGACCCGGCCGACAGCTTGATTCAAGCTTTGCGTGACCAGTTCGGACGAGAAAACGTCTTCCTGCAATACCGCTAG
- the rnhB gene encoding ribonuclease HII has translation MQMGLDFSTVEELVAGVDEVGRGPLCGAVVTAAVILDPARPILGLNDSKKLSEARREKLFDEIREKALAWCIARADVEEIDRLNILHATMLAMQRAVEGLSVTPKLALIDGNRCPKLSVPSAPVVGGDALVPAIAAASILAKVSRDREMRELDALYPGYGIALHKGYPTPVHLEALIRLGPTPIHRRSFAPVRRLLEATSGS, from the coding sequence ATGCAAATGGGCCTGGATTTTTCGACCGTCGAAGAACTGGTCGCTGGTGTCGACGAAGTCGGCCGCGGCCCGCTGTGTGGCGCAGTGGTTACCGCTGCAGTGATCCTCGACCCGGCGCGGCCGATCCTTGGTCTCAATGACTCCAAGAAGCTCAGCGAAGCGCGGCGCGAGAAGCTGTTCGACGAAATTCGCGAAAAGGCCCTGGCCTGGTGCATCGCCCGGGCTGACGTGGAGGAGATCGACCGCCTGAATATCCTGCATGCCACCATGTTGGCCATGCAGCGTGCCGTCGAAGGCCTGAGTGTCACGCCGAAACTGGCGCTGATCGACGGCAACCGCTGCCCCAAGCTTTCCGTGCCCAGCGCGCCTGTGGTCGGTGGTGATGCGTTGGTGCCGGCGATTGCTGCTGCCTCGATCCTCGCCAAGGTCAGCCGTGATCGTGAGATGCGTGAGCTCGACGCGCTGTATCCGGGTTATGGCATCGCCCTGCACAAGGGCTATCCGACGCCCGTGCACCTCGAGGCCTTGATTCGTCTGGGCCCGACTCCCATCCATCGGCGTTCCTTTGCGCCGGTACGCCGCTTGCTGGAAGCCACAAGCGGTAGCTGA
- the lpxB gene encoding lipid-A-disaccharide synthase, translated as MAEVLRVALVAGEASGDILGSGLMQALKAQHPNVQFIGVGGPRMQAEGLVSDFPMERLAVMGLVEVLGRLPELLSRRRRLIASLIERKPDVFIGIDAPDFTLGVELKLRRAGIRTVHYVSPSVWAWRQKRVLKIREACDLMLTLFPFEAQFYEAHQVPVCFVGHPLADAIPLQADRAAARELLGLPLDAPVVALLPGSRGGEVSRLGSLFLDAAERLRALRPGVRFVLPCASPERRQQLEQMLGGRDLPLQLLDGRSHDALAACDAVLIASGTATLEALLYKRPMVVAYRVAPMTFSILKRLVTSPYISLPNLLAQRLLVPELIQDAATAESLAQTVSPLLVDGDVQTEGFDAIHRTLRRGASERAATAVLDLLGRR; from the coding sequence ATGGCTGAGGTATTGCGTGTCGCGCTGGTCGCCGGCGAGGCATCCGGCGATATTCTGGGTTCAGGCCTGATGCAGGCTCTGAAGGCACAGCACCCCAATGTGCAGTTCATCGGTGTCGGCGGGCCGCGTATGCAGGCCGAGGGGCTGGTCAGCGACTTTCCCATGGAGCGCCTGGCGGTCATGGGGCTGGTCGAGGTGCTTGGCCGTTTGCCCGAGCTGCTGTCGCGCCGCCGCCGGCTGATCGCCAGTCTGATCGAGCGCAAGCCTGATGTGTTCATCGGCATCGACGCACCGGATTTCACCCTGGGTGTCGAACTCAAGCTGCGCCGCGCTGGAATTCGTACCGTGCATTACGTCAGCCCATCGGTATGGGCCTGGCGGCAGAAGCGCGTACTGAAGATTCGCGAAGCCTGCGACCTGATGCTTACCCTGTTTCCTTTCGAGGCGCAGTTCTACGAGGCGCATCAGGTGCCCGTGTGCTTCGTCGGTCATCCACTGGCAGACGCCATCCCGTTGCAGGCCGACCGCGCTGCGGCTCGCGAACTGCTCGGGTTGCCCTTGGACGCGCCCGTGGTGGCATTGCTGCCAGGTAGCCGCGGCGGTGAAGTGTCGCGCCTCGGCAGTCTGTTTCTTGATGCTGCGGAGCGCCTGCGTGCGTTGCGTCCGGGTGTTCGCTTCGTATTGCCTTGCGCCAGCCCCGAGCGTCGCCAGCAGCTCGAGCAGATGCTCGGTGGGCGTGATCTTCCGCTACAGTTGCTCGACGGTCGCTCCCACGATGCTCTGGCTGCCTGCGATGCGGTGCTGATCGCGTCCGGCACCGCCACCCTCGAGGCGCTGCTGTACAAGCGGCCGATGGTGGTGGCCTATCGTGTGGCGCCGATGACCTTCAGCATTCTCAAGCGCCTGGTGACGAGTCCTTACATCTCGCTGCCCAATCTGCTTGCTCAGCGGCTGCTAGTGCCCGAACTGATTCAGGATGCGGCCACTGCTGAGTCGCTGGCCCAGACGGTGTCACCGCTGCTGGTCGATGGCGACGTGCAGACCGAGGGCTTCGATGCCATTCACCGCACGCTGCGACGTGGTGCCTCCGAACGCGCCGCTACTGCGGTGCTCGATCTGCTGGGGCGTCGCTGA
- the lpxA gene encoding acyl-ACP--UDP-N-acetylglucosamine O-acyltransferase: protein MSLIDPRAIIDPSAKLADDVVVGPWSIIGPDVEIGEGTVLGPNVIIKGPTRIGKHNKIYQFASLGEDTPDRKYKGEPTRLVIGDHNIIREGVTMHRGTIQDRDETTIGDHNLLMAYAHIGHDSVVGNHCILVNNVALAGHVHIGDWAILSGYTLVHQFCHIGAHAFAGMGAAIGKDVPAYVTVSGNPAEARSMNFEGLRRRGFSSEAMQALRRAYKIVYRQGFTIEEALVELEDVAKQFSEVAVFRDSILTSSRGITR from the coding sequence ATGAGTTTGATTGACCCTCGCGCCATCATCGATCCCAGCGCCAAGCTGGCTGACGACGTCGTCGTCGGCCCTTGGTCGATCATTGGGCCCGACGTAGAAATAGGCGAGGGCACTGTGCTGGGTCCCAATGTGATCATCAAAGGGCCAACCCGTATCGGGAAGCACAACAAGATCTATCAGTTCGCCTCGCTCGGCGAAGACACCCCTGATCGCAAGTACAAGGGTGAGCCTACGCGTCTGGTCATCGGTGATCACAACATCATCCGTGAAGGCGTGACCATGCACCGTGGCACCATTCAGGATCGTGACGAAACCACCATCGGTGATCACAACCTGCTCATGGCCTATGCCCATATTGGGCATGACAGCGTCGTCGGTAACCACTGCATCTTGGTCAACAACGTTGCCCTGGCCGGTCATGTGCACATCGGCGATTGGGCGATTCTGTCCGGTTACACCCTGGTTCACCAATTCTGCCATATCGGTGCGCATGCCTTCGCTGGCATGGGTGCGGCGATCGGTAAGGATGTTCCAGCTTACGTTACCGTGTCTGGCAATCCTGCCGAGGCGCGCAGCATGAACTTCGAGGGCCTGCGCCGTCGTGGTTTCAGCTCCGAGGCGATGCAGGCACTGCGCCGTGCCTACAAGATCGTCTACCGCCAGGGTTTCACCATCGAAGAAGCATTGGTGGAGCTGGAAGATGTAGCCAAGCAGTTTTCCGAAGTAGCGGTGTTCCGTGACTCGATCCTGACCTCTAGCCGCGGCATCACCCGCTGA
- the fabZ gene encoding 3-hydroxyacyl-ACP dehydratase FabZ produces MMDINEIREYLPHRYPFLLVDRVTDLDLEGKSVRAYKNVSVNEPFFNGHFPEHPIMPGVLIIEAMAQAAGILGFKMMDVKPADGTLYYFVGSDKLRFRQPVVPGDQLILEAKFLSSKRSIWKFECKATVDGKEVCSAEIICAERKL; encoded by the coding sequence ATGATGGACATCAACGAAATTCGCGAGTACTTGCCGCACCGTTATCCGTTCCTGCTGGTGGATCGGGTTACGGATCTGGATCTTGAAGGCAAGAGCGTTCGTGCCTATAAGAATGTCAGCGTCAACGAGCCATTCTTCAACGGCCATTTTCCCGAGCATCCGATCATGCCTGGTGTCCTCATTATCGAGGCCATGGCTCAAGCTGCAGGTATTCTCGGTTTCAAAATGATGGACGTGAAGCCTGCCGACGGTACGCTCTACTATTTCGTTGGCTCCGATAAGCTACGCTTTCGTCAGCCGGTAGTGCCTGGCGACCAGCTGATTCTCGAGGCCAAGTTCCTCAGTAGCAAGCGCAGCATTTGGAAGTTCGAATGCAAGGCCACGGTCGATGGCAAGGAAGTATGCTCGGCCGAAATCATCTGTGCGGAACGCAAGTTATGA
- the lpxD gene encoding UDP-3-O-(3-hydroxymyristoyl)glucosamine N-acyltransferase: MMSMPVFTLGQLAERLGATLRGTADHAVDGLATLQDAGPSQLTFLSNAQYRKHLTSCQAAAVLLTAADAEGFSGNALIVANPYLAYASLSHLFDRKPKATAGIHPTALVADDAQVDPSAAIGPYVVIESGARIAAGVSLGAHCVVGARSEIGEGGWLAPRVTLYHDVRIGKRVVIQSGAVIGGEGFGFANEKGVWQKIAQIGGVSIGDDVEIGANTTLDRGALSDTRIGNGVKLDNQIMIAHNVQVGDNTAMAACVGISGSTSIGKNCMIAGGVGMVGHIDVCDGVFVTGMTMVTRSITEPGAYSSGTAMQPAGEWKKSVARIRQLDDMARRVKQLEKQLKAVTSSGNASSDA, translated from the coding sequence ATGATGTCTATGCCTGTATTCACCCTCGGTCAGTTGGCCGAGCGGTTGGGTGCCACCTTGCGTGGCACTGCTGATCATGCGGTCGACGGGCTGGCAACCTTACAGGATGCCGGCCCGTCTCAGCTGACGTTCCTGTCGAACGCTCAGTACCGCAAGCATCTGACTAGCTGCCAGGCTGCTGCTGTGCTGCTGACTGCCGCTGACGCAGAAGGCTTCAGCGGCAATGCGTTGATTGTGGCCAATCCCTATCTGGCTTACGCCTCGCTGTCTCACTTGTTTGATCGCAAGCCAAAGGCGACGGCGGGTATTCACCCCACTGCGCTGGTAGCCGATGATGCTCAGGTCGACCCCAGTGCCGCTATCGGGCCCTATGTGGTGATCGAGAGTGGCGCAAGGATCGCAGCAGGTGTGTCGTTGGGCGCGCATTGCGTAGTCGGCGCGCGCTCCGAGATCGGTGAAGGCGGCTGGTTGGCACCGCGGGTTACGCTGTACCACGATGTGCGTATCGGTAAGCGGGTAGTCATTCAGTCGGGCGCGGTGATCGGTGGTGAGGGCTTCGGCTTTGCCAACGAGAAGGGCGTCTGGCAGAAGATCGCCCAGATTGGCGGTGTGAGTATCGGCGATGACGTCGAGATCGGTGCCAATACCACACTTGATCGCGGCGCGCTGTCCGATACCCGCATTGGTAATGGCGTGAAGCTGGATAACCAGATCATGATCGCGCACAACGTGCAGGTCGGTGACAACACGGCAATGGCTGCCTGTGTCGGTATTTCCGGCAGCACCTCGATCGGCAAAAACTGCATGATCGCCGGCGGTGTTGGCATGGTCGGGCACATCGATGTATGCGACGGTGTATTTGTTACCGGAATGACCATGGTCACTCGCTCGATCACCGAGCCTGGGGCCTACTCATCAGGTACCGCCATGCAACCTGCAGGCGAGTGGAAGAAAAGCGTGGCGCGTATCCGCCAGCTGGATGACATGGCACGGCGTGTGAAGCAGTTGGAAAAACAGCTGAAAGCCGTGACCTCGAGCGGGAATGCCTCATCTGATGCCTGA
- a CDS encoding OmpH family outer membrane protein: MRKLTQLVLLSAALLATPAFAEMKVAVLNYQMALLESDAAKRYAVDAEKKFGPQLNKLKTLESDAQRIQDRVVKDGEKMQTAERERLELDFKQKARDFQFQSKELNEAKAVADREMLKKLKPNLDKAVEEVIKAGNFDLVLERGAVIDVKPQFDITRQVIERMNQMR, encoded by the coding sequence GTGCGTAAGTTGACTCAACTGGTTCTGTTAAGCGCTGCTCTGCTGGCAACCCCGGCATTTGCGGAAATGAAGGTTGCGGTACTGAATTATCAGATGGCTCTGCTCGAATCGGACGCAGCCAAGCGCTACGCGGTCGATGCCGAGAAAAAATTCGGCCCGCAACTGAACAAGCTCAAGACCCTGGAAAGTGATGCCCAGCGTATTCAGGATCGCGTCGTCAAAGACGGTGAGAAGATGCAGACTGCTGAGCGCGAACGTCTCGAGTTGGACTTCAAGCAGAAGGCCCGTGACTTTCAGTTCCAGTCCAAGGAGCTGAACGAAGCCAAGGCTGTTGCTGACCGCGAGATGCTCAAGAAGCTCAAACCCAACCTGGACAAAGCTGTTGAAGAGGTCATCAAGGCCGGCAACTTTGACCTGGTGCTGGAGCGTGGTGCGGTGATCGATGTCAAACCACAGTTCGACATCACTCGCCAAGTCATCGAGCGCATGAACCAGATGCGTTGA
- the rseP gene encoding sigma E protease regulator RseP has protein sequence MSALYMIVGTLIALGVLVTFHEYGHFWVARRCGVKVLRFSVGFGTPLVRWHDRQGTEFVIAAIPLGGYVKMLDEREGDVPPALAEQSFNRKTVGQRIAIVAAGPAANFALALVFFWLVAMLGSQQVRPVIGAVEAGSLAQVAGLQAGEEIVSVNGKATSGWSAVNLQLVRRLGESGELEITTRPVDGGADTLRRVELDNWLRGANEPDPIASLGLRPWRPSLEPVLAEFDPEGPAQAAGLRSGDRLLALNEQPLVDWQDLVDRVRGLPGQSVSLSLERDGQRLDVPVTLASRGEGEAASGYLGAGVASAQWPEQMLREVSYGPLEAIAEAASRTWTMSVLTLDSLKKMLFGELSVKNLSGPITIAKVAGASAESGLGDFLNFLAYLSISLGVLNLLPIPVLDGGHLLYYLVEWVRGRPLSERVQGWGMQIGISLVIGVMLLALVNDLGRL, from the coding sequence ATGAGCGCACTGTATATGATCGTCGGCACCCTGATTGCGCTCGGGGTGCTGGTGACCTTTCATGAGTACGGTCATTTCTGGGTGGCCCGACGCTGCGGCGTCAAGGTGCTGCGTTTTTCGGTAGGCTTCGGCACGCCGCTGGTGCGCTGGCATGATCGCCAGGGCACGGAATTCGTGATCGCCGCCATCCCGCTCGGTGGCTACGTGAAAATGCTCGACGAGCGTGAGGGTGATGTGCCCCCGGCGCTGGCTGAGCAATCGTTCAACCGCAAGACCGTTGGGCAGCGTATCGCCATCGTGGCCGCAGGCCCGGCCGCCAACTTCGCATTGGCGCTGGTGTTCTTCTGGCTGGTAGCCATGCTGGGTAGCCAGCAGGTACGTCCGGTCATCGGTGCGGTCGAGGCGGGGAGCCTGGCCCAAGTCGCCGGCTTGCAGGCTGGTGAAGAGATCGTATCGGTCAATGGCAAGGCGACGTCGGGTTGGTCGGCAGTCAATCTGCAACTGGTGAGGCGCCTTGGCGAAAGCGGCGAGCTGGAAATCACCACCCGTCCTGTTGATGGGGGTGCTGATACGCTGCGCCGAGTCGAGCTGGATAATTGGCTGCGCGGCGCCAATGAGCCTGATCCGATCGCTTCGCTGGGGCTGCGCCCATGGCGTCCGAGCCTGGAACCCGTGTTAGCCGAGTTCGATCCGGAGGGCCCTGCGCAAGCTGCCGGGCTGCGCTCTGGAGATCGCCTGCTGGCGCTGAATGAACAGCCACTGGTCGATTGGCAAGATCTTGTTGATCGTGTGCGTGGATTGCCGGGGCAGTCGGTATCACTGTCGCTGGAGCGTGATGGACAGCGTCTGGATGTGCCCGTCACCTTGGCGAGCCGTGGTGAAGGTGAGGCGGCCAGCGGTTATCTGGGCGCTGGTGTAGCCTCTGCTCAATGGCCGGAGCAAATGCTTCGCGAGGTTAGCTACGGGCCACTGGAAGCCATTGCCGAGGCTGCTTCTCGTACTTGGACAATGAGTGTTCTGACCCTCGATTCACTGAAGAAAATGCTCTTCGGCGAGCTCTCGGTAAAAAACTTGAGCGGGCCGATAACCATTGCTAAAGTGGCGGGCGCTTCGGCCGAGTCAGGCCTCGGGGACTTCTTGAATTTCCTCGCCTACCTGAGTATCAGCTTGGGCGTTCTCAATTTGCTGCCTATTCCGGTTCTGGATGGGGGGCATCTGCTTTATTACCTGGTCGAGTGGGTGCGGGGTCGTCCGCTCTCCGAACGGGTGCAGGGTTGGGGGATGCAGATTGGTATCAGCCTGGTTATCGGGGTGATGCTTCTGGCTCTGGTCAATGATCTGGGGCGCCTGTGA
- the ispC gene encoding 1-deoxy-D-xylulose-5-phosphate reductoisomerase, with amino-acid sequence MSQVQRITVLGATGSIGLSTLDVIARHPARYQVFALTAFSRVAELEALCVIHRPSFAVVADVQAANDLQARLRLAGLATHVLFGEAGLCEVSAHAEVDAVMAAIVGAAGLKPTLAAVEAGKKVLLANKEALVMSGALFMRAVRQSGAVLLPIDSEHNAIFQCLPQDYARGLQPVGVRRILLTASGGPFRETTPEALHAVTPEQACAHPNWSMGRKISVDSASMMNKGLELIEACWLFDARPDQVEVVIHPQSVIHSLVDYVDGSVLAQLGNPDMRTPIAHALAWPQRIDSGVAPLDLLKIARLDFQAPDDVRFPCLRLARQAAEAGGSAPAMLNAANEVAVAAFLDRRIRFTDIARIIDGVLEAEPAVAVECLDAVLEADRRARELAGQWLNRGEVA; translated from the coding sequence GTGAGTCAGGTGCAGCGCATTACCGTGCTTGGCGCCACGGGCTCGATCGGCCTCAGCACGCTCGACGTCATCGCCCGTCACCCCGCCCGTTATCAGGTTTTCGCGCTGACCGCGTTCAGCCGCGTGGCGGAGCTGGAAGCGCTGTGCGTGATCCATCGGCCGAGCTTCGCCGTCGTTGCGGATGTGCAGGCGGCGAATGATCTGCAGGCTCGCCTGCGTCTCGCCGGCCTCGCTACCCACGTGCTGTTTGGTGAGGCAGGGTTGTGCGAGGTATCGGCGCATGCCGAGGTGGACGCCGTGATGGCGGCCATCGTCGGTGCGGCAGGTCTCAAGCCCACGCTGGCAGCGGTGGAGGCGGGCAAGAAGGTGCTGCTGGCCAACAAGGAAGCGCTGGTGATGTCGGGCGCGCTGTTCATGCGCGCCGTGCGTCAGAGTGGTGCCGTGCTGCTGCCTATCGACAGTGAGCACAACGCGATTTTTCAGTGCCTGCCGCAGGATTATGCCCGTGGCCTGCAGCCGGTTGGCGTGCGTCGCATTCTGCTGACCGCGTCCGGCGGCCCGTTCCGGGAAACCACGCCCGAGGCACTGCATGCAGTGACTCCCGAGCAGGCCTGCGCTCATCCCAATTGGTCGATGGGGCGCAAGATTTCCGTCGACTCGGCGAGCATGATGAACAAGGGGCTGGAGCTGATCGAGGCCTGCTGGCTGTTCGATGCGCGCCCTGATCAGGTCGAAGTGGTAATCCACCCGCAGAGCGTCATCCACTCGCTGGTCGATTACGTCGACGGTTCGGTGCTCGCCCAGTTGGGTAATCCCGACATGCGTACCCCCATCGCTCACGCACTGGCGTGGCCGCAGCGCATCGATTCCGGTGTCGCGCCGCTGGATCTGCTGAAGATTGCGCGGCTTGATTTTCAGGCCCCCGACGATGTGCGTTTCCCCTGTCTGCGCCTGGCGCGTCAGGCGGCAGAGGCGGGCGGCAGTGCGCCAGCGATGCTCAATGCCGCGAACGAAGTAGCGGTTGCGGCGTTTCTCGATCGGCGTATTCGCTTTACCGATATCGCGCGTATCATTGACGGCGTTCTCGAGGCTGAGCCGGCTGTCGCGGTCGAGTGCCTCGACGCCGTGCTCGAGGCCGACCGCCGTGCGCGGGAATTGGCTGGGCAGTGGTTGAATCGTGGAGAGGTGGCATGA